Below is a genomic region from Deltaproteobacteria bacterium.
TCGGCGAGGTCGATTTGGTGCTCGATTCGTGCGGGCGGGATTTGGAGGATGACGAATGCGGCGAAGTCGATGACTCGGCGTTTACCGGCACGCTCTCCGCCGACGGCTCGCTGACAATCGGCGGCATTTATATCCGGGCGCGGATCTTCGCCGTCAGCGGCGCCTCCGACGGATTCACGGCCGATCCCGGCGACACGGGGCTCTTGCCTGATCTGGAGCGTCTCGTTGTGCGCGTCACCACCGGCTCTGTCGCCACCGGCGACCTGGCCGAAACCGGTTCTTCCATCAACGACGGCGCGATTAAACTGGTGGCCGCCGGCCTGATCCCCGACAGTATGCCAACCATCGGCGGCGTTCACTACATCTCCTCGCTCACCGGGACGTTCGATATCGATCCGTTGGGCCTGCTGGAATAAAGAGAGAAAAAAAGAAGGTGCGTCATAAATTTTTTCTTGTTTTCGTAAGCCCGCCACATTCCTTGTTGCAATGCAGAATCGGCCCTGTGCGGGCCTCGAATCAAACGATTATGGAGCACATGACCTGTTGCCCGCGGGCAGGGAAACGAAAACGGCGAAAAAATTTTCGCCGCACCTTCTTAAAATTGCAACAGGTTTATGAAGACGGAAGAAAAAATTTGATTCCGCGCCTTTCTACTTCCTTAACAACTCAATCAGTTTCTTGTGAATGAACGGATTTCCGTGGACGATATTCGGCGAACGGGGATTTTGTTTGTTGAACGCAAACGGCTGACCGGCCACATCGGTAACAATTCCTCCTGCTTCTTCGATAAGCAAAACCCCCGCCGCAAAGTCCCACTCGTTTTTCGGCTGAAGGCTGAAACTCCCGTCGGCCTCCCCGCCCGCCACCAGAGCCATCTTGCAGGCCATCCCGCCGGACACGCGGATCATGAATTTCCCGGTATATTTGTGCCACTCCCCCCGGCCGATTTCCGACCTGCTTGCAAGAAGGACCGCGCCGGCCAGCTCTTTTGTGGAGCTGACCCTTAACCTGCGGCGGTTCAGGTAGGCCCCCTCTCCCCTTCGCCCCGTATAAAGTTCGCCGGTCATCGGGTTGTTGAGAACCCCCACGACCGGCGCTCCTTCAATAACCAGCGCAATGGAGACGGCAAATTCCTGAATTTTCGCGATGAACTCTTTGGTGCCGTCCAGCGGATCGACAATCCAGACCCTTTTCTTCTTCAGCCGAATCGCATCATCTTTTGTTTCCTCCGAAAGCCAGCCGTCGTCGGGAAATTCGGAGAGAATGGTCTCGTGGATCACGCGGTTGGCCTCTCGGTCGGCGTCGGTGACCGGCTGATCCTGCCCCTTTTGGGTCACCGTATATTGCCGTCCAAAATAACCGGCAATAACCTGACCCGCCTTTTTCGCGGCCTCGATGGCGACGGCGTATTCCTTTTCAAGCATGCACGAAAATTATCAGAAGAACGGTGAAATGGAAAGAAGAGAGTAATAAAAGAGATTCGTGGACAAACCAAAACGACTGTGGTTTGACGCGGGTCATTTCAATGAAATGGATCTCCCGACGATCATTTTTACATTTGGGGCTTGTGGGCGCCGCAGGAGCCGCGATCCGCTTAAGCCAGGCCGGCGGATGGCTCAACTGCGCCGGCCGGCCATCGCTCGTGACCGATTTTTCGCCGATTATCCCCGTTGATCCATTTAAAAAACAAACCTCTTTCACCGGCGACGACCCGTCGCGTCCTCATAGCATCCTTTGGGACAAACAGAAATTCCTTCAGGCGAATCCCCCTCCCGAAAAACCCGAACGAACCGTGGACGTGGCTATCGTCGGCGGCGGCATGAGCGGACTCTCTGCCGCCTATGCGCTCAAGGATTTGAAACCGGTGATTTTGGAGCAGTCTGACCGTTTCGGGGGAAATTCCAAGGGGGAAAGATGGGACGACCTCGCCTGGTCCATCGGCGCCGCCTACATCACCACGCCGGAGAAAGGCTCTGACGAGTTCACCCTGTTGACGGAACTCGGCTTGATGGAAAAGGGCCGGATGGAACAGGCTGAAGAGGGGGCAACCGTCTTAAAAGATCGAACAATCCGTCATGGATTTTGGAAGGGGGTCACCGATCCCGCCCGCGCCGATGAGTTCAAGGGGGCTTGGCGATTTTTTCGCGATATCTATGACAACCGATATCCCGAAATTCCGCCATCCATAGACGGCCCGTTGAGTCCCGAAGAGTTCAACCGGATGGACGGCATCCCTTTTAAACAGTGGATTAAGGATAACCTGAAACCGCTTCATCCGCATGTGGAGGAGTTTTTGGCGGAGTACTGCTGGTCCTCGTTCGGCGCCGGCGCCGATGAAATCTCCGCAGGACAGGGTTTGAGTTTTGTCGCCTCCGACTTGTCCGGAACGGTCGCCTTTCCCGGCGGGAATGCGGCAATTACAGAGGCGCTGGTTGAGCGATTGAAAAAAGAATTACCGTCTCATCACTTGATTGCGGGCGTGCTGGCGATTGATGTTACGGCGCAGGCGGACGGTGTTTTTATTCTTTATCAGGACACCGCCGGCCGCATGCGATCGATCAAGGCAAAAAAATGCATTGTCGCCTCCCCGAAATTCGTGGCCAAGCATTTGGTGTCCGGCCTTGGTGTTTCCCAGAGAGAGGCGATGAACCGATTGCGCTACCGCGCCTATCTGGTGGCCAACCTTCCGTTGAAAAAAAAATTTCCTTCGCCATCCTATGAATTATTCCGCTTAACCGGAGAGGTTCCAGCCGACAACCGGGAAGATTCCAAAAAGCGCCCCTTTACCGACCTGATTTTCGGAAGCTGGGCCGCTGGCGATCATCCGAAACATTCGGTGTTGACATTATACAAGGCCTATCCCTTCGACGGCGGCCGCACAGAGCTTTATGTCCCTGACGCCTATTCCAATGCTCGCACCGAATTTGAAAAAGGGATTCCGGAAATTTTGAAGGCCCTATCGCTGAATGCCGATGATCTGCTGGATATCCGGATCACCCGGTGGGGTCATGCCCTGCCGGTGGCCGAAACCGGCTTGATCGCCGACGGGACGGTCACCCGGGCTTCACAGCCGCTACAAGATCGCATCTTTTTTGCCAACCAGGACAACTGGGCCAACCCCTGCTTTGAAACGGCGCTGGCCAGCGCCAATGAAGCGGCCCGAATGGTTCGTGGGTCGTTAAA
It encodes:
- a CDS encoding 3'(2'),5'-bisphosphate nucleotidase CysQ, with the translated sequence MLEKEYAVAIEAAKKAGQVIAGYFGRQYTVTQKGQDQPVTDADREANRVIHETILSEFPDDGWLSEETKDDAIRLKKKRVWIVDPLDGTKEFIAKIQEFAVSIALVIEGAPVVGVLNNPMTGELYTGRRGEGAYLNRRRLRVSSTKELAGAVLLASRSEIGRGEWHKYTGKFMIRVSGGMACKMALVAGGEADGSFSLQPKNEWDFAAGVLLIEEAGGIVTDVAGQPFAFNKQNPRSPNIVHGNPFIHKKLIELLRK
- a CDS encoding FAD-dependent oxidoreductase → MGAAGAAIRLSQAGGWLNCAGRPSLVTDFSPIIPVDPFKKQTSFTGDDPSRPHSILWDKQKFLQANPPPEKPERTVDVAIVGGGMSGLSAAYALKDLKPVILEQSDRFGGNSKGERWDDLAWSIGAAYITTPEKGSDEFTLLTELGLMEKGRMEQAEEGATVLKDRTIRHGFWKGVTDPARADEFKGAWRFFRDIYDNRYPEIPPSIDGPLSPEEFNRMDGIPFKQWIKDNLKPLHPHVEEFLAEYCWSSFGAGADEISAGQGLSFVASDLSGTVAFPGGNAAITEALVERLKKELPSHHLIAGVLAIDVTAQADGVFILYQDTAGRMRSIKAKKCIVASPKFVAKHLVSGLGVSQREAMNRLRYRAYLVANLPLKKKFPSPSYELFRLTGEVPADNREDSKKRPFTDLIFGSWAAGDHPKHSVLTLYKAYPFDGGRTELYVPDAYSNARTEFEKGIPEILKALSLNADDLLDIRITRWGHALPVAETGLIADGTVTRASQPLQDRIFFANQDNWANPCFETALASANEAARMVRGSLK